Proteins from one Leptospira bourretii genomic window:
- the rpsC gene encoding 30S ribosomal protein S3, whose product MGQKVNPIGLRIGITRNWDSVWFSKQDYIKNLHEDIKIRRFLQKKFKNASVVKIVIERFPEKINVNLHTSKPGMVIGQKGQNIEAVKQELKKYADKPIGMNIIEVKKPEVIAQAIAETVALQIEQRMPFRRVMKAELRRAMRGGVEGVKIQISGRLNGADMARTEKYMEGRVPLHTLRAKIDFGFKEALTTFGQIGVKVWTYTGDYFPTKEESDEDKYAVKRRTS is encoded by the coding sequence ATGGGTCAGAAAGTAAATCCAATCGGACTACGAATCGGAATCACACGCAATTGGGATTCGGTTTGGTTTTCCAAACAAGATTACATTAAAAATCTTCACGAAGATATCAAGATCCGTAGATTCCTTCAGAAGAAATTCAAAAACGCATCCGTTGTGAAAATCGTAATCGAAAGATTCCCTGAAAAGATCAACGTAAACCTCCATACTTCTAAACCTGGTATGGTGATTGGTCAAAAAGGCCAAAACATTGAAGCGGTAAAACAAGAACTTAAAAAATACGCTGATAAACCGATTGGAATGAACATCATCGAAGTGAAAAAACCAGAAGTGATTGCGCAAGCAATTGCAGAAACGGTTGCCCTTCAGATCGAACAAAGGATGCCATTCCGTCGAGTCATGAAAGCAGAACTTCGTCGTGCCATGCGCGGTGGAGTGGAAGGTGTGAAAATCCAAATCTCCGGACGTCTCAACGGAGCGGATATGGCAAGAACTGAAAAGTATATGGAAGGACGAGTTCCGCTTCATACTCTTCGTGCCAAAATTGATTTTGGATTCAAAGAAGCCCTCACGACTTTCGGACAAATTGGTGTGAAAGTATGGACTTATACAGGTGACTACTTCCCAACTAAGGAAGAGTCTGATGAAGATAAATACGCTGTAAAACGTAGAACTAGTTAA
- the rpsH gene encoding 30S ribosomal protein S8, with product MSLSDPIADMLTRIRNAQQAKHELCVIPGSKIKKSILDLLKEEGFVDDVQTVKNGSFDDFQVKLKYDTEKKPVIRMIERVSTPGRRVYIQSGEIRPFRNNIGTLILSTSKGVMTGKRARKLRVGGEVLCKVF from the coding sequence ATGAGTCTTTCAGATCCAATCGCAGATATGCTAACAAGAATCAGAAACGCACAACAAGCAAAACATGAGCTTTGTGTGATTCCTGGTAGCAAAATCAAGAAGTCCATCCTCGATCTTCTTAAAGAAGAAGGTTTTGTAGATGATGTTCAAACAGTAAAAAATGGAAGTTTTGATGACTTCCAAGTGAAATTAAAATACGACACGGAAAAAAAGCCGGTAATTCGTATGATCGAGAGAGTTTCTACTCCTGGTCGTCGAGTTTACATCCAATCTGGTGAAATCCGTCCGTTCCGAAATAACATCGGAACTCTCATCCTTTCTACTTCGAAAGGTGTGATGACAGGGAAACGTGCTCGCAAACTCAGAGTAGGAGGGGAAGTTCTCTGTAAGGTATTCTAG
- the rplD gene encoding 50S ribosomal protein L4 translates to MKARKYNKEGVFVSEVELPAELFATGISLGAIYDAVKAENANNRQGTHSTKDRSEVRGGGIKPWAQKGTGRARQGSIRAPHFVGGGIIHGPKPRDYSSNLSRSVKKKAVLSILNKKAEENRIAIIEDVEPSSYSTKSIYNILKNMEIAEKGNVGFVVAGENQFLKKSTRNIENLKYVNSKRVVCRDILYNNNLVISESALKELQAQYSKKG, encoded by the coding sequence ATGAAAGCGCGTAAATACAATAAAGAAGGCGTATTCGTAAGCGAAGTTGAACTTCCGGCAGAATTATTTGCTACCGGCATTTCGCTTGGAGCCATCTATGATGCGGTTAAAGCTGAAAATGCGAACAACAGACAAGGAACACATTCTACTAAGGATCGTTCCGAAGTTCGCGGTGGGGGAATCAAACCCTGGGCTCAAAAAGGAACTGGTCGTGCAAGACAAGGATCCATCAGAGCTCCACATTTCGTTGGTGGTGGTATCATTCATGGACCAAAACCAAGAGATTATTCCTCTAACTTGTCACGCAGCGTTAAGAAAAAGGCTGTTCTCTCCATCCTTAACAAAAAGGCAGAAGAAAACAGAATCGCGATCATAGAAGACGTAGAACCTTCTTCTTACTCCACAAAGTCCATCTACAACATTTTGAAGAACATGGAAATTGCGGAGAAGGGTAACGTGGGTTTTGTGGTAGCTGGTGAAAACCAATTCCTCAAAAAATCCACTCGCAATATAGAGAACCTCAAATATGTGAACAGCAAACGAGTCGTTTGCCGAGACATCCTCTATAATAACAATTTAGTAATCTCTGAAAGCGCTTTAAAAGAGCTTCAGGCTCAGTATTCTAAGAAAGGATAA
- the rplX gene encoding 50S ribosomal protein L24, with protein sequence MAAKLAYRGSEPTKFKKTKIKKDDEVLVISGKEKGKKGKVLAVDKRKDRVYIEGVNKRKRFVRPTQENPQGGAIEIEFPIHISNVMFHDAKAENKAKPKKKIKAVRLGFAKKDGKSVRVTRPEGKEV encoded by the coding sequence ATGGCAGCTAAATTAGCATATAGAGGCTCCGAGCCCACTAAATTCAAAAAGACAAAAATCAAAAAGGACGATGAAGTTCTTGTGATTTCCGGTAAAGAAAAAGGAAAAAAAGGGAAAGTCCTCGCTGTGGATAAACGCAAAGACCGCGTTTATATCGAAGGTGTGAACAAAAGAAAAAGATTCGTACGTCCAACCCAAGAGAACCCTCAAGGTGGAGCGATCGAAATCGAATTCCCAATCCATATTTCCAACGTGATGTTTCACGACGCAAAAGCAGAGAACAAAGCGAAGCCAAAGAAGAAAATTAAGGCTGTACGATTGGGCTTTGCCAAGAAGGATGGTAAATCCGTACGAGTGACTCGACCTGAAGGGAAAGAAGTATAG
- a CDS encoding type Z 30S ribosomal protein S14, with amino-acid sequence MAKKSMMERHAKEQKFKVREYNRCPLCGRSRAYLRRFDMCRLCFRDLASKAQIPGVKKSSW; translated from the coding sequence ATGGCGAAAAAATCAATGATGGAACGCCACGCCAAAGAGCAAAAATTCAAAGTGAGAGAGTACAATCGTTGCCCTCTTTGTGGTCGATCACGCGCTTATTTGCGCCGCTTTGATATGTGTCGTCTTTGCTTCCGGGACCTTGCTAGCAAGGCTCAGATCCCCGGTGTGAAAAAGTCTTCCTGGTAA
- the rplC gene encoding 50S ribosomal protein L3: MAKGLIGEKLGMAHIFNNEGKMVTVTVLRVGPCFVSQVKTSANDGYEAVQLAFGDAKEKHMTKAEVGHIKKANIAAPKKTLIEFKGFEDVAVGAEVKLADVFALNDTVKVTGTSKGKGTQGVVKRHGFAGGPAGHGSRFQRHPGSIGSNTTPGRVFKGLKMGGRMGSEQSTVRNLKVVKIDADANLVFVSGPVPGRERGIVTIEKIG; encoded by the coding sequence ATGGCTAAAGGTTTAATCGGCGAAAAATTGGGCATGGCCCACATATTCAATAACGAAGGTAAAATGGTTACTGTAACTGTTTTACGCGTTGGTCCTTGTTTTGTGTCCCAGGTAAAAACATCTGCGAACGACGGCTACGAAGCTGTTCAATTAGCATTTGGTGATGCCAAAGAAAAACACATGACGAAGGCCGAAGTTGGACACATTAAAAAAGCTAACATTGCGGCTCCGAAAAAAACTCTGATTGAATTCAAAGGTTTTGAGGATGTAGCAGTTGGTGCTGAGGTAAAACTCGCTGATGTGTTTGCTTTGAACGACACGGTGAAAGTAACCGGAACTTCTAAGGGAAAGGGAACGCAAGGTGTTGTTAAACGACACGGTTTTGCTGGTGGTCCAGCTGGACACGGTTCCAGATTCCAAAGACATCCAGGTTCGATTGGTTCTAATACAACTCCTGGACGTGTGTTTAAGGGTTTGAAGATGGGCGGAAGAATGGGTTCTGAACAGAGCACTGTTCGAAACCTGAAAGTAGTAAAAATTGATGCAGACGCCAACTTGGTATTTGTATCCGGTCCGGTTCCAGGAAGAGAACGCGGTATCGTTACGATAGAAAAAATCGGATAA
- the rplF gene encoding 50S ribosomal protein L6, producing the protein MSRVGKSIIKLPAKVEVKAEAEALTIKGPLGELKTPLYEGVSANVENGELVFTRKSEDQKTVALHGLVRSLAMNCVKGVTTGWEKNLEITGVGYRAQKRGKDLVMALGYSHEVVFPEPTGIKIDVADQLKIKVSGIDRQLVGQVAADIRSKRPPEPYKGKGIKYQNEYIRRKAGKTGKK; encoded by the coding sequence ATGTCTCGAGTTGGAAAAAGTATTATCAAATTGCCTGCAAAGGTAGAAGTAAAAGCAGAAGCTGAAGCCCTTACAATCAAAGGGCCTTTAGGGGAATTAAAAACTCCGCTTTACGAAGGTGTCAGCGCCAATGTGGAAAACGGCGAACTAGTTTTCACTCGTAAGAGTGAAGACCAAAAGACTGTGGCATTACACGGTCTAGTTCGTTCCCTTGCGATGAACTGCGTAAAAGGTGTGACTACTGGTTGGGAAAAAAACCTAGAAATCACTGGGGTCGGTTATCGTGCTCAAAAACGCGGTAAAGACCTTGTGATGGCACTTGGATATTCTCACGAAGTGGTTTTCCCTGAACCTACTGGTATCAAAATCGATGTCGCAGATCAGCTTAAAATCAAAGTATCGGGAATTGACCGACAACTGGTTGGACAAGTTGCGGCTGACATTCGTTCGAAAAGACCTCCTGAGCCTTACAAAGGAAAAGGGATCAAATATCAGAACGAATACATCCGTAGAAAGGCCGGAAAAACCGGTAAGAAGTAG
- a CDS encoding 50S ribosomal protein L23: MNLENVILSPVVTEKSQDLQTIGERMGKRTVKYTFKVHPDANKTLIKQALKQMYNVVPTAVNVAVYRGKMKRFRNMPSPRPHYKKAVVTFADGANLDFAKV; this comes from the coding sequence GTGAACCTAGAGAATGTAATCTTATCACCAGTTGTTACAGAAAAGTCGCAAGACCTTCAAACAATTGGAGAACGTATGGGAAAAAGAACTGTCAAGTATACGTTCAAAGTCCACCCGGATGCGAACAAAACTTTGATCAAACAAGCCCTGAAACAAATGTATAACGTAGTTCCAACTGCTGTAAACGTAGCCGTTTACCGTGGGAAAATGAAACGTTTTAGAAACATGCCGTCTCCAAGACCTCACTACAAAAAAGCTGTAGTGACGTTTGCTGACGGAGCAAATTTGGATTTTGCTAAGGTTTAA
- the rpsE gene encoding 30S ribosomal protein S5 produces the protein MLEEETKEFTEKVVKIDRVAKVVKGGRRFSFNALSVVGDSKGKVGIGFGKANEVPDAIRKSIESAKKNLKSIHYIGHTVPHDVVGQFKSARVILKPASPGTGIIAGASVRSVLERAGIQDVLTKSWGSSNPMNIVKATMDALQQLETPSMAVKRRGVSLKHLFGQDL, from the coding sequence ATGTTAGAAGAAGAAACAAAAGAATTTACTGAGAAGGTCGTAAAAATCGACCGAGTTGCCAAAGTAGTGAAGGGGGGACGTCGTTTCTCCTTTAACGCACTTTCAGTCGTTGGCGACTCTAAAGGAAAAGTAGGAATCGGATTTGGAAAAGCAAATGAAGTTCCAGATGCCATCCGAAAGTCCATCGAATCGGCAAAAAAGAATTTAAAATCCATTCACTATATCGGTCATACAGTTCCTCACGATGTTGTGGGACAGTTCAAATCCGCTCGAGTGATCTTGAAACCAGCTTCTCCGGGAACGGGGATCATCGCTGGTGCTTCTGTTCGTTCCGTATTGGAAAGAGCAGGAATTCAAGATGTTTTGACAAAGTCATGGGGATCTTCAAACCCGATGAACATTGTGAAGGCGACTATGGATGCATTACAACAGTTGGAAACTCCGTCAATGGCGGTAAAACGACGTGGTGTTAGCCTCAAACATTTGTTTGGGCAAGATCTATAA
- the rplP gene encoding 50S ribosomal protein L16 produces the protein MLAPKRVKFRKRQRGRLKGKDERGSYVAFGEFGLKAISSGRITARQIEAARITINRQVKRGGKLWIRIFPHLPITKKPAETRMGKGKGNPEFWIAEIRPGRVLFEMAGVDEDTARKALHLAAFKLPVETSFVKRNVL, from the coding sequence ATGTTAGCACCTAAACGAGTAAAATTTAGAAAACGCCAAAGAGGGCGCTTAAAAGGTAAGGACGAAAGAGGTTCTTACGTTGCGTTCGGTGAGTTCGGTTTAAAAGCCATCTCTTCCGGTCGTATCACTGCGCGTCAAATCGAAGCTGCAAGGATTACTATCAACCGCCAAGTGAAACGAGGTGGGAAATTGTGGATCAGGATCTTCCCTCATTTACCAATCACAAAGAAACCTGCCGAAACTCGTATGGGTAAAGGTAAAGGTAACCCAGAGTTCTGGATTGCTGAAATCCGACCAGGACGAGTTCTTTTTGAAATGGCTGGTGTTGATGAAGATACAGCAAGAAAAGCACTTCATTTAGCAGCGTTCAAACTGCCAGTAGAAACTTCATTTGTTAAGAGGAACGTTCTATGA
- the rplR gene encoding 50S ribosomal protein L18: MINKTAKNIKRLRRAERVRYKLRSTSERPRLVFNKTNRYLTAQIIDDAKGVTLVYATTLEKDFPKHENSKKSKSAATELGKVVAEKAKKAGVSQVVLDRSGMVYHGKIAAFADSAREGGLEF; the protein is encoded by the coding sequence ATGATCAATAAGACAGCTAAAAATATCAAAAGATTGAGAAGAGCGGAGCGAGTTAGATACAAACTCCGTTCAACCTCGGAAAGACCTCGGTTGGTTTTCAACAAAACAAACCGTTACCTCACCGCACAAATCATTGATGATGCGAAGGGTGTAACGCTTGTTTACGCAACCACTTTAGAGAAAGATTTTCCGAAACATGAAAATTCTAAGAAGAGTAAATCGGCTGCAACCGAACTCGGTAAAGTAGTCGCTGAAAAAGCGAAAAAAGCAGGAGTTTCCCAAGTGGTTCTCGACAGATCTGGAATGGTTTACCATGGAAAGATCGCTGCTTTTGCTGATTCTGCCCGTGAAGGTGGATTGGAGTTCTAA
- the rpmC gene encoding 50S ribosomal protein L29, producing MKDDFKSLSPEDLKKEILSSSEEVRKARFQFGVTRSLENPKVIRNNKKRIAQALTVLREKELTAKGKLKQIAPKAGSAPKVAKTSKGKKK from the coding sequence ATGAAAGACGATTTCAAATCACTATCTCCTGAAGATTTGAAGAAAGAAATTCTTTCCTCTTCCGAAGAAGTAAGAAAAGCAAGATTCCAATTTGGTGTGACAAGATCACTTGAGAACCCAAAAGTAATCCGCAATAATAAGAAGAGAATTGCCCAAGCGTTAACTGTACTTCGTGAGAAGGAACTAACTGCAAAGGGTAAACTCAAACAAATCGCACCGAAAGCTGGTTCGGCTCCAAAAGTCGCTAAAACAAGCAAAGGTAAGAAGAAGTAG
- the rpsQ gene encoding 30S ribosomal protein S17, with amino-acid sequence MEDKNSKKSLTIQGVVVSDAMDKTVVIEIITRKVHPRFKKIMTRTSRVKIHDEKNECQVGDRVIAVETRPLSKQKHHKLVKVIEKAKLV; translated from the coding sequence ATGGAAGATAAAAACTCTAAAAAGTCTTTAACCATTCAAGGTGTAGTTGTGAGTGATGCTATGGATAAAACCGTAGTGATCGAAATCATCACAAGAAAAGTGCACCCACGGTTTAAGAAGATTATGACCAGAACTTCCCGCGTGAAAATTCACGACGAGAAGAACGAGTGTCAAGTTGGTGATCGAGTCATCGCTGTGGAAACAAGACCACTTTCTAAGCAGAAACACCATAAACTTGTAAAGGTAATTGAGAAGGCGAAATTAGTATGA
- the rplO gene encoding 50S ribosomal protein L15: MAQDRIEQGRGFGAKRPKKSTSLGNKNLVPVPEGAKTSPKRVGQGPGSGMGKTSTRGSKGQRARAASMRRGFEGGQLPLHRRLPKRGFTNIFSVEFQPVNLISLSKAGLSGEVTPAILKAKSLIKSEVGPIKLLGTGEVTVAITITVDAFSASAKEKIEKAGGKVIIREKKKEEKKN; the protein is encoded by the coding sequence ATGGCGCAAGATAGAATTGAACAAGGTCGTGGATTTGGGGCAAAACGTCCAAAAAAATCCACTTCTCTAGGCAACAAAAACTTGGTTCCCGTTCCTGAAGGGGCAAAAACCTCTCCGAAACGAGTGGGCCAAGGTCCAGGATCCGGAATGGGAAAAACTTCCACTCGAGGTTCCAAAGGACAACGAGCTCGTGCAGCTTCGATGAGACGTGGATTCGAAGGGGGACAGCTTCCTCTTCACAGACGTTTGCCAAAACGTGGTTTTACCAATATTTTCTCTGTAGAGTTCCAACCAGTCAACTTGATCTCTTTGTCAAAAGCGGGTCTTTCTGGGGAAGTCACTCCTGCCATTCTCAAAGCCAAGTCTTTGATTAAGTCAGAAGTAGGACCAATTAAACTTCTCGGAACTGGAGAAGTGACTGTTGCCATCACCATTACGGTAGATGCTTTTTCTGCCTCTGCAAAAGAGAAAATCGAAAAAGCGGGTGGAAAAGTCATCATTAGAGAAAAGAAAAAAGAAGAGAAAAAAAACTAG
- the rplN gene encoding 50S ribosomal protein L14, producing MIQQETILQVADNSGVKKVMCVKVLGGSKKRYATLGDEIIVAVKEAQPAYGLRDGQGKKVHNKAVQRAVVVRTKKEVRRPDGTYIRFDDNAVAIIDDKGNPKGTRIFGPVARELRDKKYMKIISLAPEVL from the coding sequence ATGATTCAACAAGAAACTATTTTACAAGTAGCCGATAACTCGGGTGTGAAAAAAGTCATGTGCGTTAAAGTGCTTGGCGGTTCCAAAAAACGCTACGCAACGCTTGGTGACGAGATTATCGTCGCTGTGAAAGAAGCACAACCTGCATACGGTCTTCGTGACGGGCAAGGTAAAAAAGTGCATAACAAAGCGGTTCAAAGAGCAGTTGTTGTGAGAACGAAAAAAGAAGTTCGTCGTCCAGACGGAACTTACATTCGTTTCGATGACAATGCCGTTGCCATCATTGATGACAAAGGGAATCCAAAAGGAACCAGGATCTTCGGACCTGTTGCCCGTGAACTTCGCGATAAAAAATACATGAAAATTATATCTCTCGCTCCGGAGGTTCTCTAG
- the rpsJ gene encoding 30S ribosomal protein S10, which produces MAGQRIRVKLKAFDHRLIDQSTFEIVATAKRTGATVSGPIPLPTKKEIYTVLRSPHVNKKAREQFEMRTHKRLIDILNTNEDTVEALMKLQLPAGVSVDIKS; this is translated from the coding sequence ATGGCTGGACAAAGAATTCGCGTTAAGTTAAAAGCTTTCGATCATCGGTTGATTGACCAATCAACCTTTGAGATTGTTGCGACTGCGAAGAGGACCGGAGCTACTGTCTCCGGTCCAATCCCGCTTCCAACAAAAAAAGAAATCTACACGGTATTACGTTCTCCGCACGTGAATAAAAAAGCTAGAGAACAGTTTGAAATGAGAACTCATAAGAGACTCATCGATATTTTAAATACGAATGAAGATACGGTAGAAGCCCTGATGAAGCTTCAACTCCCTGCTGGAGTTTCCGTAGATATTAAATCCTAA
- the rplV gene encoding 50S ribosomal protein L22 — protein MEAKAVGKHLRISARKARLVADEVRGYDYKEAIDILRFTNKAASSMIINLLNSAVANAVQMNESLDPSSLYVKKIYVDDGPIMKRFRPRARGRASRIRKRLSHITVVVSEIEKKVS, from the coding sequence ATGGAAGCAAAAGCAGTAGGAAAACACCTCAGAATTTCTGCCAGAAAAGCTCGCCTGGTTGCTGATGAAGTTCGTGGATACGATTACAAGGAAGCCATTGATATCTTGCGTTTTACTAATAAAGCAGCAAGTTCAATGATCATCAACCTTCTGAACTCGGCAGTGGCGAACGCAGTCCAAATGAACGAAAGTTTGGATCCGAGTTCACTTTATGTTAAAAAAATCTATGTGGATGACGGCCCTATCATGAAACGTTTCCGCCCAAGAGCACGTGGTCGTGCTTCTAGGATCCGTAAACGCCTAAGCCACATCACTGTTGTTGTATCTGAAATCGAAAAGAAGGTTAGCTAA
- the rpsS gene encoding 30S ribosomal protein S19, producing the protein MARSLKKGPFIDDHLMKKITSLNSEGKKTPFKSWSRRSTIYPDMIGHTVMIHNGKAFVPVYVNENMIGHKLGEFAPTRTFKGHGGDKKVAKK; encoded by the coding sequence ATGGCTAGAAGCTTAAAAAAAGGTCCGTTCATTGACGACCACCTCATGAAAAAAATTACAAGCCTAAACTCTGAAGGGAAAAAAACTCCCTTCAAGTCTTGGTCCAGAAGAAGTACCATTTATCCAGATATGATTGGTCACACAGTCATGATTCATAATGGCAAAGCGTTTGTTCCTGTTTATGTAAACGAAAACATGATCGGTCACAAACTCGGTGAATTTGCTCCCACTAGAACCTTCAAAGGTCACGGTGGAGACAAAAAAGTAGCGAAGAAATAG
- the rplE gene encoding 50S ribosomal protein L5 encodes MVPRLKSKYEKEIRPTLQKSLGFQSVMRVPKLEKIVINVGMGEAHTNPKAMEACLVEIGQITGQRPVKTFAKKSIAGFKVREGMVLGCKVTLRGHHMYEFLDRFINVALPRVRDFRGVNPKGFDGRGNYNLSVKEQIIFPEIHFDKINTIYGINITFVTNTEVDKEAFELFQAFGMPYRTAGK; translated from the coding sequence ATGGTACCTAGGCTTAAATCAAAATACGAGAAGGAAATTCGTCCTACACTCCAAAAGTCACTCGGCTTTCAAAGTGTCATGCGAGTTCCCAAACTAGAAAAAATCGTGATCAACGTTGGTATGGGAGAAGCTCACACCAACCCAAAAGCGATGGAAGCTTGTTTGGTAGAAATTGGCCAAATCACAGGCCAAAGACCGGTGAAAACATTCGCTAAGAAATCCATTGCGGGTTTCAAAGTGAGAGAGGGGATGGTGCTTGGTTGCAAAGTTACCCTTCGTGGTCATCATATGTATGAGTTTCTTGACAGATTCATTAACGTGGCTCTTCCACGGGTTCGTGACTTTCGCGGAGTTAATCCAAAAGGTTTCGATGGTCGAGGAAACTACAACCTGTCTGTAAAAGAACAGATCATCTTCCCTGAGATTCATTTTGATAAAATCAATACTATCTACGGGATCAATATCACTTTTGTAACGAACACGGAAGTGGACAAAGAAGCGTTCGAATTATTCCAAGCCTTCGGTATGCCTTACCGAACGGCAGGTAAGTAG
- the rplB gene encoding 50S ribosomal protein L2, which produces MGIRKLKPTTQSSRYYSVLDFKEITEVVPYKPLTANISYKAGRDNKGRIAVRRKGGRNKRKFRIIDFKRNKFGIPATVKTIEYDPNRSAFIALICYADGEYRYILAPNGLKVGDKIESGANAEIKLGNTLPLDKIPAGTNVHNIELHIGKGGQIARTAGSFAVISAKDGDYVSLKLPSSEIRKVRKECLATIGELSNKDHNLVIIGKAGRNRWLGKRPKVRGVVMNPVDHPLGGGEGRTSGGRHPVTPWGKPTKGFKTRKTRPSDRFIVQRRKKNRNR; this is translated from the coding sequence ATGGGAATTAGAAAACTTAAACCCACAACGCAGTCTAGCCGGTATTATTCCGTTCTAGATTTCAAAGAAATCACTGAAGTGGTTCCTTACAAACCACTCACTGCCAACATTTCTTACAAAGCTGGTCGTGATAACAAGGGACGAATCGCTGTTAGACGCAAAGGTGGACGTAACAAAAGAAAGTTTCGTATCATCGATTTCAAACGTAATAAATTTGGAATCCCTGCGACAGTCAAAACAATCGAATACGATCCAAACCGTTCCGCTTTTATTGCTCTGATCTGTTATGCAGACGGAGAATACCGATACATTTTAGCTCCAAACGGCTTAAAAGTTGGGGATAAAATTGAATCAGGTGCCAATGCAGAGATCAAACTAGGGAACACACTTCCTTTGGATAAAATCCCTGCGGGAACTAACGTTCACAACATTGAACTTCATATCGGAAAAGGCGGTCAAATCGCTCGCACAGCAGGATCATTTGCTGTGATCTCCGCTAAAGATGGTGACTATGTCTCTCTCAAACTTCCTTCTTCGGAAATCCGAAAAGTGCGTAAAGAGTGCTTAGCAACAATCGGAGAACTTTCCAACAAAGACCATAACTTGGTCATCATTGGTAAAGCGGGTCGTAACCGTTGGTTAGGAAAGAGACCGAAAGTAAGAGGGGTCGTTATGAACCCTGTGGACCACCCACTCGGTGGTGGTGAAGGTAGAACTTCCGGAGGTCGTCACCCAGTGACTCCTTGGGGTAAACCTACGAAAGGATTTAAAACACGTAAGACTAGACCGTCTGACCGTTTTATTGTCCAAAGACGTAAGAAAAACAGGAATAGGTAG
- the rpmD gene encoding 50S ribosomal protein L30, whose protein sequence is MEEVIVTQERSSIGIIPIHKKTLIALGLKKKGQSKKHKMTPQLKGMLRQVGYLLKVEKV, encoded by the coding sequence ATGGAAGAAGTGATCGTAACGCAAGAAAGAAGTTCTATTGGTATCATCCCGATACACAAAAAAACTCTAATTGCACTCGGCCTTAAAAAGAAAGGTCAATCCAAAAAACACAAAATGACTCCCCAATTGAAAGGGATGTTACGACAAGTAGGTTACTTGTTGAAAGTGGAAAAGGTATAA